A window of the Verminephrobacter eiseniae EF01-2 genome harbors these coding sequences:
- a CDS encoding IS4 family transposase produces MERMSWAQEEFADLDLGDKRLNRRQVKLAETFSRQPTPSIPAACGGWGDTRGAYRFFAHEDIDWQDILKPHWQASAQRMAEHPVVLCLQDTTELDFNGQGIAGLGRLSYDAQRGMYLHPTYAITPDREPLGVIDAWMWARSAKKGQAASDEVLESTRWIEGYERIAEQAASLPGTRLVYVADRESDLLALMRRAAELGHPADWLVRAKHNRVLPEDGKLWATVTSGHPLGQIVFTHAPRGQRARRVHQTVWAKSVRLAQGVTVTCVIAREEHPPSGVKPIEWRLLSNRPAGDLQAATQLIEWYRARWEIELFFHVVKNGCRIEALQLSRIERLERAIALYLVIAWRIARLMRLGRNGPDLPAELFFEPDEWRGVHFLLKKPIPKQAPRLNTVIRMVATLGGFLGRKCDGEPGVKTLWIGMQRVADFAAGLDYAREIQAL; encoded by the coding sequence ATGGAACGGATGAGCTGGGCACAAGAGGAGTTCGCGGACCTGGACCTGGGCGACAAGCGCCTGAACCGGCGGCAGGTGAAACTGGCCGAGACCTTCAGCCGGCAGCCCACACCCAGCATCCCGGCTGCCTGCGGGGGCTGGGGCGACACCCGCGGTGCCTACCGCTTCTTTGCGCACGAGGACATTGACTGGCAGGACATCCTCAAGCCGCACTGGCAGGCCAGCGCCCAGCGCATGGCCGAGCACCCGGTGGTGCTGTGCCTGCAGGACACGACGGAGCTGGACTTCAACGGTCAGGGCATTGCCGGGCTGGGCCGGCTGAGCTACGACGCGCAGCGCGGGATGTACCTGCATCCGACCTACGCGATCACGCCCGATCGCGAACCGCTGGGCGTGATCGATGCGTGGATGTGGGCGCGTTCGGCCAAGAAGGGGCAGGCTGCGAGCGATGAGGTGCTGGAGAGCACGCGCTGGATCGAAGGCTACGAGCGCATCGCCGAGCAGGCGGCCAGCCTGCCTGGAACCCGGCTGGTCTATGTGGCCGACCGCGAAAGCGACCTGCTGGCGCTGATGCGCCGCGCTGCAGAATTGGGCCATCCGGCCGACTGGCTGGTGCGCGCCAAGCACAACCGGGTTCTGCCCGAAGACGGCAAGCTGTGGGCCACAGTGACAAGCGGCCACCCTCTGGGCCAGATCGTCTTCACCCACGCGCCGCGCGGCCAGCGCGCCCGGCGGGTGCACCAGACGGTGTGGGCCAAGTCGGTGCGGCTGGCCCAGGGCGTCACCGTGACCTGTGTGATCGCTCGCGAAGAACACCCGCCGAGCGGCGTCAAACCCATCGAATGGCGCTTGCTGAGCAACCGCCCAGCCGGCGACTTGCAGGCAGCCACGCAGTTGATCGAGTGGTACCGCGCCCGCTGGGAGATCGAACTGTTCTTTCACGTCGTCAAGAACGGCTGCCGGATCGAGGCACTGCAATTGAGCCGCATCGAGCGGCTCGAGCGCGCCATCGCCCTGTACCTGGTGATAGCCTGGCGCATCGCGCGCTTGATGCGCCTGGGGCGCAATGGCCCGGATCTACCCGCCGAACTGTTCTTCGAGCCCGACGAATGGCGCGGCGTGCACTTCCTGCTCAAAAAGCCCATCCCCAAGCAGGCGCCGCGCCTGAACACCGTCATCCGGATGGTTGCCACGCTGGGCGGCTTTCTGGGGCGCAAGTGCGATGGCGAGCCCGGCGTGAAGACGTTATGGATCGGCATGCAGCGCGTGGCCGACTTCGCTGCCGGACTGGACTACGCCAGGGAAATCCAGGCGCTGTGA